Proteins found in one Miscanthus floridulus cultivar M001 chromosome 4, ASM1932011v1, whole genome shotgun sequence genomic segment:
- the LOC136552622 gene encoding GDSL esterase/lipase ACHE-like: MATAATATAGTRAAALLLLSLTLALRASGAGAGAGGDCHFPAVFNFGDSNSDTGGLSSLFGAAPPPNGRTFFGMPAGRYCDGRLVIDFIAESLGLTHLSAYLNSIGSNFTQGANFATAGSSIRRQNASLFLSGFSPISLDVQFWEFEQFINRSQLVYNNKGGIYREILPRAEYFSQALYTFDIGQNDITSSYFVNNSTEEVEAIIPDLMERLTSIIQSVYSRGGRYFWIHNTGPLGCLPYALLHRPDLATPADGTGCSVTYNKVAQLFNQRLKETVASLQKTHPDAAFTYVDVYTSKYKLISQAKKLGFDDPLLTCCGHGGGRYNLDLSIGCGGKKQVNGTSVVVGKSCEDPSKRVSWDGVHFTEAANKFVFDQIVAGAFSDPPVALRQACHSRGQ, encoded by the exons ATGGCCACGGCCGCGACTGCCACCGCGGGGACCAGAGCAGccgcgctgctgctgctctcgctgacGCTGGCGCTGCGGGCctccggcgccggcgcgggcgcTGGTGGCGACTGCCACTTCCCGGCAGTGTTCAACTTCGGCGACTCCAACTCGGACACGGGCGGGCTGTCGTCGCTCTtcggcgccgcgccgccgcccaaCGGCAGGACCTTCTTCGGCATGCCCGCCGGCCGCTACTGCGACGGCCGCCTCGTCATCGACTTCATCG CTGAAAGCCTGGGACTAACTCACCTCAGCGCATACCTGAACTCAATTGGAAGCAACTTCACACAAGGAGCCAATTTTGCAACAGCTGGTTCGTCAATCAGAAGACAGAATGCATCTCTGTTCCTCTCTGGCTTCAGCCCCATTTCCTTGGACGTGCAGTTCTGGGAGTTTGAACAATTCATCAACAGAAGCCAACTCGTCTACAACAACAAAG GCGGTATCTACAGGGAGATCCTACCAAGGGCAGAGTACTTCTCCCAGGCACTTTACACCTTCGACATCGGTCAAAACGACATCACCTCAAGCTACTTTGTTAACAATAGCACTGAAGAAGTCGAAGCCATAATCCCTGATCTGATGGAGAGGCTCACATCTATAATCCAG AGCGTGTACTCGCGTGGAGGAAGGTACTTCTGGATCCACAACACAGGGCCGCTCGGCTGCCTGCCCTACGCGCTGCTGCACCGCCCTGACCTCGCCACTCCAGCGGACGGCACTGGGTGCTCCGTCACCTACAACAAGGTCGCGCAGCTCTTCAACCAAAGGCTCAAGGAGACCGTGGCGAGCCTCCAGAAGACGCACCCTGACGCCGCGTTCACCTACGTCGACGTCTACACCTCCAAGTACAAGCTCATCAGCCAGGCCAAGAAGCTCG GCTTCGATGACCCTCTGCTGACCTGCTGCGGGCACGGCGGCGGCCGATACAACTTAGACCTGAGCATCGGCTGCGGCGGGAAGAAGCAGGTGAACGGGACGTCGGTGGTGGTGGGGAAGTCGTGCGAGGACCCCTCGAAGAGGGTGAGCTGGGACGGCGTGCACTTCACCGAGGCCGCCAACAAGTTCGTGTTCGACCAGATCGTCGCCGGCGCGTTCtcggatccgcccgtggcgctgaGGCAGGCGTGCCATAGCAGAGGGCAATGA